From the genome of Vicia villosa cultivar HV-30 ecotype Madison, WI linkage group LG2, Vvil1.0, whole genome shotgun sequence, one region includes:
- the LOC131650012 gene encoding uncharacterized protein LOC131650012 encodes MVQDEGWGEVNRQKRSVRRGWDNERNKGKRVEVSRGSRTSFFFTSFPEGLGSKHMYEVFQAYGDIDEVVIPNKRDSRGRGYGFVRFFGVRDADFLAAKLDNIFLEHKKIFVNIPRFQRKGPYEVQYKKKGVTLVQDRKEGGGETQEHRAVGQKIKENADVRRGSYAEVLVTKTVPIQNSVVVFDQDEGELVRFRKVYIYLVFKPGITYNLQEIFNSRGHLSIKITPLGANMCLLEDHAEGALQALLWDKERWMKQWFRVLRPWKPSDIDYERITWLICYGIPCQKKMDVARILIKTKKAEAINEDIEVVLNGVSLKIKMLEDQISSLREGLLSDDDSDSCSSEFSEDGTGAWKEEEGMDSDEDCDVVPCSQGCSLGEANDDAPVPLLEPLVPHEHKIQGMEAEKEKKSIKETSNQPSAEAVSQGKRLQQESTSSSLALLDKSKGLRAEAQVSILGRHPELGLQMPVAASEEVRSFRKTKSLTDLGIPLPSAIMKNSKVASLIPPVSREPSSPIAKPSYFSSLRGKKAKPLEQQPSMSQFSSDKFSGGSILCGNTTGDAEVTQGNVRVWERENQLKAVKI; translated from the coding sequence ATGGTCCAAGATGAAGGCTGGGGGGAGGTCAATAGGCAGAAGAGGAGTGTCCGTAGAGGCTGGGATAATGAGAGGAATAAGGGCAAGAGAGTGGAGGTTTCTAGAGGCTCTAgaacttcatttttcttcacttcttttccAGAAGGGTTAGGATCAAAACATATGTATGAGGTTTTTCAAGCTTATGGTGATATTGATGAGGTAGTCATTCCTAATAAGAGGGATAGTAGAGGAAGGGGGTATGGCTTTGTGAGGTTTTTTGGTGTAAGAGATGCTGACTTCTTGGCCGCAAAGCTAGATAATATTTTTCTggaacataagaagatttttgtGAACATTCCCCGTTTTCAAAGGAAGGGGCCATATGAAGTGCAGTATAAGAAGAAAGGGGTTACACTTGTTCAAGACAGGAAGGAAGGTGGAGGTGAAACCCAAGAACATCGAGCGGTTGggcagaaaattaaagaaaatgctGATGTAAGGCGCGGCTCTTATGCGGAAGTGTTGGTAACAAAGACAGTGCCTATACAGAATTCAGTAGTGGTGTTTGATCAGGATGAAGGGGAACTTGTGAGATTTAGGAAAGTCTATATATATTTAGTCTTCAAACCGGGGATAACTTATAACCTACAAGAAATTTTCAACTCCAGGGGTCATCTTTCAATCAAGATTACACCACTTGGGGCCAATATGTGTTTGTTAGAAGATCATGCAGAGGGTGCATTGCAAGCATTGTTGTGGGATAAAGAGCGATGGATGAAACAATGGTTTAGGGTTTTACGTCCTTGGAAACCCTCTGATATTGATTACGAAAGAATTACTTGGCTGATATGTTATGGTATACCCTGTCAGAAAAAGATGGATGTGGCGCGCATATTGATCAAAACTAAAAAGGCTGAAGCCATTAATGAGGACATTGAGGTGGTGCTTAATGGTGTTTCTTTAAAGATTAAGATGTTAGAAGATCAAATTAGTTCTTTGCGGGAGGGTTTGTTATCAGATGATGACTCAGATTCGTGCTCAAGTGAATTTTCTGAAGATGGAACAGGGGCATGGAAAGAGGAGGAAGGGATggattcagatgaagattgtgatGTGGTACCTTGTTCACAAGGGTGTTCGCTGGGTGAAGCTAATGATGATGCTCCCGTTCCATTGCTTGAACCGCTGGTTCCTCATGAACACAAAATTCAAGGAATGGAGGCAGAAAAGGAGAAAAAGTCAATAAAGGAAACATCAAATCAGCCGTCTGCAGAAGCCGTGAGTCAGGGAAAGCGTTTACAACAGGAATCTACGAGTAGCTCTCTTGCTCTTTTGGATAAGTCAAAAGGCCTTAGAGCTGAGGCCCAAGTGAGCATATTGGGCCGTCATCCAGAATTGGGCCTTCAAATGCCAGTAGCTGCTTCAGAAGAGGTTCGGTCCTTTAGAAAGACAAAGAGTCTAACAGACTTAGGGATTCCTCTTCCTTCCGCAATTATGAAGAATTCTAAGGTTGCCTCTTTAATTCCGCCGGTTTCTAGGGAACCCTCCTCCCCTATCGCAAAACCTTCTTACTTCTCATCTCTTAGAGGGAAGAAGGCAAAGCCATTAGAACAACAACCATCTATGTCTCAATTCTCTTCAGATAAATTCTCTGGTGGCTCTATTTTATGTGGCAATACAACTGGTGATGCAGAGGTTACGCAGGGAAATGTTCGAGTCTGGGAACGAGAAAATCAATTGAAGGCTGTGAAGATTTAG
- the LOC131652124 gene encoding HVA22-like protein k: MALIGSNIASEVGLRLLLYPLGSNVVLRTACCSVGVALPVYSTFKAIESKNQDAQQRCLVYWAAFGSFSLIEVFTDKLISWVPMYYHVKFAFLVWLQLPPTNGAKQLYMNHLRPFLLKHQESLDRVLGLAYCEVIKLFSSYQKEIQSVKIMVGKITKSADKMLRSPPTASDRSSQRSSVDESATPSNAEPDQINS; the protein is encoded by the exons ATGGCTCTCATCGGATCAAACATAGCAAGCGAG GTTGGACTCCGTTTACTCCTTTATCCTCTTGGTTCCAACGTTGTACTTCGAACCGCTTG CTGTTCTGTGGGAGTTGCTTTGCCTGTCTACTCTACATTCAAGGCAATAGAAAGTAAAAATCAAGATGCTCAACAAAGGTGCCTTGTCTACTGGGCAG CCTTCGGCTCATTCAGCCTCATTGAAGTATTTACGGACAAGCTTATTTCTTG gGTTCCCATGTACTATCACGTCAAGTTTGCATTTCTTGTTTGGCTTCAACTTCCACCTACCAAT GGAGCTAAACAGTTATACATGAACCATCTGCGTCCCTTCTTGTTGAAGCATCAAGAGAGTCTTGATCGCGTTTTAGGCCTTGCATATTGTGAAGTG ATCAAGCTTTTTAGTTCATATCAAAAAGAGATCCAGTCAGTCAAGATCATGGTAGGAAAGATAACCAAATCAG CTGATAAAATGTTGAGAAGCCCACCTACTGCATCAGATAGATCATCACAGCGTAGTTCAGTTGATGAATCTGCCACACCTTCCAATGCCGAGCCTGACCAAATCAATAGCTAA